Genomic segment of Xiphias gladius isolate SHS-SW01 ecotype Sanya breed wild chromosome 16, ASM1685928v1, whole genome shotgun sequence:
GGTCAACACAGCTCTGTCTCCAAGCTTAAGATTTCTCTGCAGAacacaaaaattttttttagttttgactGCTTCTGGGATTTCTAATTTTACCATGTTTAATTTAtagcctatatatatatatatatatatatatatattttttagaattttaaggttattaaaatgattaagaTATGTTTCATTTCTAAGAAATGTAAATTTTCCTCTAACCTCTCTCTTGCAGAGTTAATAACACAAACCACTACTGTCCCCATGCAGGTTAAGACAAAACAATGCTATACAACATCACACAATACACAAGATTGAATCACATGTTAGAGCCCGAACCAGTTTTAAGCTTAAATGGCAAAATCATTTGTATCTAACTTTAAAGCTAGCATatctgctgctttgtttgttgTACACTGGGTTAACTTGTGTTTATATACCGACCTTGAACACTGTTACAAGAGGAGAGACTAATAGACTATGGACCATCATATCACAagtgtgtgttatgtttgtgtgtgtgtgtgtgtgctgtttacCCACAGTGAGTGAGATGTTCACATGTAAACATTGgtcaaagctgtgttttttcaaagaGGGCTTTTCTGTATCCCTGAGCTCTTTTTATTAACTGATGTATTAATCTTATTAACCATAAAATTTTAAATCCGATGCCAAAGGCCATCTTTGAAGAGGGACAGGGTTTCCCCCCCGCCGTCCACCATACACAGTACAATCACCTGGTATCATCATAGTTCAATACTTGAAGTGCTTGTGCATTGGGCTATCGGTGCTGCCAAAAAGTGTGTGACCACACCATGATACAGAGGCAGAATGCTTCCCCTGTAGACACCGATGGAGGACTGAAGCCGCCGTGCCGCTAACACGCTGGCCTTTCTACGTGGCCAGCGCAGACAAGGTATTACCATCTGGAAACTTAAAGAACGAAAGCTGAAGTTTTCCTTGTCATGGTTTTCATCAAACCTTTTGCATAATTTTCATAAATCTACTGTGGGTAACAACAGAAGTAAAAGGGTTGTGTAAATCCCAATAATCATGACCTTGATACAACAAATATAATTAATGATTTGCGTCCTGAACACTAATAGGTAGCAATCTAAGACATGCACTAAcaagtaagaaaaagaaaagaaaaaataagatacTTCACTAAAATATTGACAACATATGGAGCTGCATTGGCTGTACAACTTTGTTGGccgacactgaaaaaaaaaactggcctGCAGCTAAACATGACTGCCGACTCCTGCTTTAGATAATATAAATCCAGTGATATTTTagccactgtagtttattttgagtcaatccaACATACACTTTGTATGTTATACTCACAGAacgaaaaaaaatgtgtattaatccacagctgaaaatagtccccaataaATGCCAAACATACTCAGGTCTGAGTGTACGAGACTATCACTGATCACTTTATACAGCAGTAGTCTCCTTGTGATGAGAAAATCGAGTACTGAGATTTTCTAATATGaccaccatttttaaaatttgttgtgtcttttaacatttagtttttttgcaGTGATTTCAGTGTTTGCTCTGTTTCTATAAATGCATTATTATCTGTTTTGGATTCTCtgattcacaaaataaatcaaaacgaagtttaaaaaaaaaaacctgaattttACCTCACTTTTATCTAGCAtgtcttgtcttcttttttcccctctccaacacacaaacacacacacacgcacacacacacacacacacacacacacacacacacacacacacacacacacacacacacacacacacacacacacacacacacacacacacacacactcatacacttTCACTGTGCTGTAAGTTGGTGACACTAGTCCTTGGAAAGTGCAGTATTCAATTTGTAACTATTATGGAGACAAGGCCACGGTCCTTTATGTGAGcagccacagagagaaaatggaggcaGTCACTATAGCAACCGCCAGAAGAGCGCccaacaaatcaacaaacaatgCAGTACAAGACTTTTCCAGGGGAGCCATTTAATGCAAAGCCTTGAATCATACAAAGTTGTCCTCTTAAGTTTCTGAGACCTGTCTTGGAGTATCTGTGGGTGTCTAAGCCCCAAGTGTTTGGTAAAAAACCTTGTGTTATTCTCCACACTTGTGTTTCAAGGCCGGCTCGGCTGAATTTGCCAAAGAGCTGTCTTCTCGGGTCACGGCAACCTCAGAGTTTCATTTGTGCAATCAGCCTTCAGGAAATGCTCACTGCTGCAAAAGTACATAACATAACAATACTCTCTTACTGTATCGAAAATACTGAGCAATCTCCACATACTGAAAAAGTTCTGAGTTTCAAAGTATTAGTTGTGGAGATAGATTAAACACTGATACAAAAGAATTTCCTCTTTCCCGTGGTAAGATCCTAATGGATACCGAGACAATCTGACCGATTAAGGGGAAGTTTAGGCGATGTAATttactctgtcttttttttccccccaacttAATTTCTGCATGTTGCTCCCACATTCCCACGCCCCTTGTCTGAGTAGCTTCTTGGGTTATGACCTTGCTCTAAATTTCAGCACTAGACACAAAGCTGCAGCGTGGCTAATGCTGTCTGACACGGACTGTCTGGGTGTCACAGCAATTTGTTTAAGtgcagatcacacacacagatgatcgtgtgtacgtgtgtgcgtgtgcgtgtgtgtgtgcatgcatgtgcacttGAAGAATCCATTTCTTTTTACAGTTcacttttttggtttaaataatTGTAACTTCTTTTTGATCGTGTGTGTGCTGATATTTCAGAGCACTGGCAGAATAAGCAATCTTGCAGCAGAATAGTTTGGTAAATTTAGACGTGACCGAGTTGAGTCAGTAATGCTAGAACATGAGGGTTTACTAATTATGGAAAAACCGAAACGCTGACAgggtgctgtgtttttgtgagaagTATGCTGATATCTTTAAAGTTATGTGATAGGGCTGCGAGAGGGCCTCCCCATGCAGAACCAGTTTTAACTTGGCTTGGGACCAGCAGGCACAGGGCCAAAGAAAGAGTCTGCTCCATATCAGAGATAATAAAGAATGAACTAAACTTTGGAAGCTGATATCATGATTCTGACTACGTTATTTGATATAGTTTTTAGAAAGCAAACTTTTTTTGGCAATGACTCCAGTATTCAgtatatatttttgatgttaaaGCTAAACCTTCaagaccataaaaaaaaaacaacaacacattttgatGCTGTTTGAAATATGATCTGAACTAATAACTACAATGTCAGTCTTAACAGTGTTTACGAAACACTATgaactgtgttttaaatgcGTCTGCAAAATAAGACAAGGGTCATTTCCAGCAATCTTTTCGACAGtggatcattttaaatattgtagGGAGTAATGTGACAGGAAGGAGCAGTAGCAGCGAGCTGTTAGATGACGCGCTGTGTGCGACAGGCCGCACTCCTCCCACTCCTCAGCGTGATGACTGCGCCCCTGCTCTTGTGTGGAAAACATCTTGCGCCCTTGCATGacacaagtcctccaacctgaatgACTGCGGGTCACCCGTCCCCATCCTTGGATGTGACCCGTAGGAGTGCACTGGACATTCGTTGTCATGGTAGCAGTGACATGGTAGCACATGCTTAACAACGTGGGACAGTTATGGTTCGGTTAGGATTCAGGCACGAAAAACGATTTGGTTaagtttaatgttaaaataagcACCTCCTGGGGGTTAGAGGGCCTTCGTTGTCgtggttacagtaataaacacggCTAAATTTGAGGAATGGTCATAAAAGAGTTTCGGACGGGAGGTGGACAGCATGTGTTGGCGGCGTGTCGATCCcacccaacctcctcctcctcctaacaAGGACTTTGTCACTACGTCGCCTAACTTTCTCCTCTGCTCGCTTCATAATTATTTTGGCCCCTAGACGTCccccaacattaaaacatacCTGACCGAACggcttgcacagacgacctgtGGGCTCGTTCTTTACAGAGGGAGAGTCTCGCATAACAACAGATCATGGTTGCACCTGCTTTTTTGACTGACTTTTTCATTGAAACAACATGAGTTTGCTTGGCTGAGCTGTAAACAGACGCACCGGCTGTTCctccttttgtatttttgacacaGAAGCTGCTCGGTGAGTGTTTGCGGtagtaatattaatatattgttCATCGAATCagccaggactgaaatcttgaAGATTATCCTTAAAGTAGctttaaatttggaaaaatactTTACAAATACTTTACTTTATATTGGACCCCCACGCTGAAAGGGACACATTGactctttgtggtttttttcacatctctttccggttgttttgcatctttttgtgtcttttaactgagctctatGACGTTCAAACAAGAAATACTAACAGTCATTCAATACAGAGGCTCTGGGGCCAGAGAGAtcagggggcccctgggcctgtcCTCTGTTGGCCCGTctggtaatccatccatgagTGGGGTTTAAGATTTTGAAGAAGAATTtcaagacatattttatttgctcTGTCAGGGGGAAGATGGCGAGCTGCTTAAGAACACCATGTGCGTATTTGataaacaaaggaagaaaaggaggaccTGTGAACAAGACAAAGAGTGACAGAGCACTGTAGCTCTCTTTTCAACTCTGTGCTTTTGCAACAAGACATAATGTAATCTCTCCTTGAGACGGAAGGATTGTTATAACCTACGCTGGCTGGGCCTTGAGCGGGAGAAGAGACAGGCTGAGTGAAGGCTGTTTATCCTGCGGTGTCCTTGATATAAACATGTGAAaaatctctctgttttctctctcggCTAAATCAATACAAAGACATTTGGCCTCTGAACAATGTAGTAACACTACTGCAAAAGTTTTTCATTCTGCTCCCATTCATAGCCGTGTCCTTCAACGAAACAGAGCAGGGGAAACTGTCCCGCTCACTGCTGTTTCATTAATGCCGCCATGCACTCAATGTCATCCTTTCTTTACACCAAAGACAACCTTCTAGACGACCGTGTGACAGTATGAGGTTATTTGTTTGGTGGCTACGTCAGAACTGCCTGAATCTTTGGACCTAAAGTCAGGAAATTGGCTCCAAACTTTTGCATTATTCTTACACTATTGTCGTCACTCTGACAATGTCTTTGCCCGGCTTCTTTCTGGTTAATATCCTCTGCAATCACTTCTGATTTTCCGAAAgcccccttcctccctccctccctctctctctccccctcccgGGTAGCAGTCAACCCAAACCTGTGATCCCTCTTAGGAGCAATTAAGATAAACCTCTAATTCATCTGCTTTATCCCGAGCCGTCTTTCTCAGTCTCTCATTCACTGacctccactcctcctcttcttcaacccccccctccctctcctctatCTGCTGCTCCCCATCCTCCTTCGGTGACAGAGGCAAGGAGAGCATTGAGTCATGACATCATAATTCACCAGCCCCTGTTTTCACGGTTAAATCAATATCAGTGTGTCCGAATCAAGGTTGGAGGCTGGCCTTCACAGCTCAGCTCTTCCTGCTTCTTTCTCATAGAAAATCATATAAATTGTCCCTAAAATAATTAAGCCTTCAGATCTGTCGCTGGCCTATATTTTTTACCAGCTCCTGTCTGATAAACAGCGCTGCCAGGGAGTCAAGGTAATGCTGAGAATAGAACTGGGCTCTGATTCCTGGTTTgtccctgcctctctcctccttttcccttctCCCTCACCATTAGTAACAAGACCTGTTAATGAACCAGGCGCgttttctgttgctgttcaCCTTTACTGATGTTTGATGCATGACAGGCTACATGGGGCCACCAGGGCCGAAAGGTCACATctttaaatgttgcatttgaGCCGTTCACAACCTTCCACGGGTGATCAGAAGAGAGTTACACTATATTACTGGCCGGTTGCGCTTTCTTGTAAAAACGTCCTTTTCACAGTGCTGTGCATTTGACGCGCGGGAGCACTGGAAGGTGCGCGTTTGTAAGGAGTGCGTgtcagagggaagagaaaagaggaggaggtggggaaGGAGGAGGTGCCTGAGCCCGGGGAGGCGGAATATGCAGAGAGCCCGAACACGCTCTCCGAGCGCGGGGACGGGACGGGAGCTGATATAAACGTGCTGCCCTCCAGTCGGGGCTATCAGGGGATAAGAAAACAGCGCTACCTGTGTCACTGACCTCCGGCGCTTCAAACGGACAGCGGGACGCGCCGAGCTCCGGCCCCTGTGGAGCGGCCAGCGGCCATGGCCACGCTGGAGGGCTGCCGCTGTCGGGGTGCCAGCGGCcgaaacaacagcagcagcatcctcTACAGCATTTTGAAGAGTGACAGCATTGCGACCGCAGAGGaggagcagcggcagcagcagcagcagcagcagcagcagcaacaacttccccaacaacaacaacaacaacaacaaacgcTGCCACACTTGTTCCACAagacttcctcctcctccgccccaGCCTCGCTGCAGGAGCTCCGGCAGCAGGCTTGCTCCTGCGGCTCGACTCGGCGCCGAGGTATCCTCCGCTCCCCGCAGGTGACGTGCAAAGCCGCGTCCGCGGTCCTGGTGAAGACGCTGCGCTTCGTGAAAAACGTCCCCTGTTTTCGTGAGCTGCCGGAGGACGACCAGCTGCTGCTGATCCGGAGCGGCTGGGCGCCCCTGCTCGTGCTGGGGCTCGCACAAGACCGGGTGGACTTTGACACCGCGGAGACCGTGGAGCCCAGCATGCTGCAGCGCATCCTCACGGGCTTACCGGACAGGCAGAGCGAGTTTCCGGCCGGTCAGAGCAGAGGGGCAGCCGGCGTCTCTGTCGTAGATATCGAGGCTATCAAAGCTTTCCTGAAGAAGTGCTGGAGTGTGGATATCAGTACCAAGGAGTATGCGTATCTGAAAGGAGCCGTGCTGTTCGACCCAGGTGGGTCACTGTTTTCGTACCTGCGCGTCAAAACGTGTTCAACACAGGTGGCACGGGGCTGACCTATGAGTGCAGACTGTTAGAGCACCGTACAAAGTGTGCCATTAAAATACGTTTCTTGATTAGCTGTTATGTGTAGTTGtcagaagttatttttttttaacttggaaACTATGGGCCTCATATGTATTGACAAGCAGCATAACCTATTTAGTGCATGTGCCCTAAAGACAGCCACGTTTTCTGCCAGTAACCTATGTATCATTGAAACGGGATGAAAGGTGCCATTAATCTAGATACGGTTAACGGTCCAGGTGTTGTCATTTCACAT
This window contains:
- the nr0b1 gene encoding nuclear receptor subfamily 0 group B member 1; the protein is MATLEGCRCRGASGRNNSSSILYSILKSDSIATAEEEQRQQQQQQQQQQQLPQQQQQQQQTLPHLFHKTSSSSAPASLQELRQQACSCGSTRRRGILRSPQVTCKAASAVLVKTLRFVKNVPCFRELPEDDQLLLIRSGWAPLLVLGLAQDRVDFDTAETVEPSMLQRILTGLPDRQSEFPAGQSRGAAGVSVVDIEAIKAFLKKCWSVDISTKEYAYLKGAVLFDPDLEGLRCLHYIQSLRREAHQALNEHVRLIHPEDTTRFAKLLIALSMLRAISPPVVAQLFFRPVIGTVSIEEVLMEMFYGK